The DNA segment ctgcatggctgtggctgtggcgtaggctggcagctgtagctctgactggacccctagcctgggaacctccatatgctgcaggtgtgaccctaaaaagcaaaaaaaaaaaaaagaaaagaaaagaaaagatggcaTACTCAAAAAAGCAACCCGAGGCATGTTTGCAAAGAGGGTTATTTAGAAAGGGCAGGTGTGAAGGAAACCGCAAGCGAGAGTGAGTGCTCCAGGGTGAGCGCCGGTGAGGGGCCAATGCAGCCGCCAGGCCTGGAGGGGCACGGGGAGGAGGGATCCGGAGATAGACAGGTTACTGAAAGGGTCCTCCAGAGGTGACTTTAGGTCTGCAGAGCCAAGAGCCCACAGTGACCCTCCTGATACTtgcagggaggggcctggggaacacacagcccagcctccccctcccctcccaccctacTCCCACGAAGGCTCTGCCTTGGACTGAACGTGACCAGAAGCCAGAGGCCAAGGGAGCCTGTCGAGGCCTTCCCAGCACAGGGGAGGCAGAGAGCTGGAGAGCAGGTCCGAGGGCCCAATGAGAGACACCTGGGCCATCCCTTAGGTTGCGCTGCCACGTAGGGTTTATAAAAACTTCCACGTAGCTAggtcctcacaacagccctgtgaggtagggAGGGCGATGCTTacaatcccatttcacagacaccGACACTGAGGCCCGGGAACTGGTCGCAGGAGTCATCGTGAGCTGTCAAGTCCAGGGACCTTCTCTGAGAGGCCCTCTGCTAGGCCTTCAGCTGCTGAAGAAAGCCCCTGATCCAGATTCTTGGCGATGGCCGGGGGCTCAGGCAAGGGGACCCTGGGCCTCAGAAGATATCTGAGCGGAGTGGAAGAGGCTGTTCCATGCCACTGATGAGGAGCTCAGGCTCTTGGGACAGCGTGGAGGAAGTGGGCACCACTGAGGTCTCCGCGCTGCCCATGGTAacctccctttcctcctgccGAAGGTGCCGGAGAATCTCCTGCGACAGGGAGAAgctgcctccctctgtgggttctGGAACACGGGCAGGGAATGTGGGGGTAGGCAGTGGGGTGAGGACTCACGCAGGCCCACTCCAGCGCGCCCAGAGAATGTGCTGGGTGGATCCCCCTACCCCTgtgtctcctccccacccctagcCATTGGGCCAGAGTTCCATGAAATCCCAGAGCTAGAGGTGGTTTTAGAGATGAGAGAACCCTCCCACCTTGCTTTTAGAGATGCTacccagagaggggcagagagcttcccaaggtcacagagccagggagaggcagggctgaggctcagcccctggcctggggctgtCTGCTTCTTCCGGCACCCCTAGATGACATGAGGGGCCCAAGAGCCTGCCTCTTCCCGCTCCACCTGGGACACACAGCCAAAGACCCGAGACAGCAGGCAGGTGTCCCACCATGGGGAGGTGGGACCTCTCCCAGGGGAGGAAGGGGCCAGGCTTGAATGCCCTGACCGCTCAGGAAGGCCCAGGGCATGCTGCTGCCCTATCTCCTGCTGACCCCCTGGGGGACCCCagagacctccccccccccccccgcccccgactcgTCCTGCCTTCCAGCCTGTCGAGTCCTCACCCTGGTAGACGATGAGGCGGCAGTTGTTCTGAGCCTCAGGGGCATCTGCCAGGATGTCTTCGAGGGTCCGGCAGAAGAGTTTGGCCTGCTCGAGCCGATCCTCCCGGCTGAAGCCAGCGCGGCCATCCTGTGACATGGCGAACAAGGTCTGCAAGGGAGTGGCGTACTCCAGGACACAGAcgcctgcctggaggaggtgagaggaGGACCCGACTCAACCAGGAGCCAGGCAGACTCTGGACCCCGGCCTCACCAGCCAGTGTGCAGGAATGGAGTGGCCTCAGCCTCGGACACCCCACTCCTCGAATCAGGGCTAGGGCTGTGTTAAATTTACCCTTCCTAGATCCTCCTCCTGGGATCCAGAGCAAGgcctgctgaggagttcccactgtggctcagcaagttacaaacctgcctagtatccatgaggatgctggttcgatccccggccttgctcagtaggttaaggatccggggtggCTGCGAGCTGCAACgtacgtaggttgcagacgcggctcaggtctggtgtggctgtggccgtggctgtgggggaggctggcagctgcagctccgattcagcccctagcctgggagcttccgtatgctggggtgcagccctaaaaagcgaaaaaagaaagaaaacaaaacagagcaaggCTCGCTGAGCTAGGCTGTCAATGGCTCCAGCTAGAAGTCAAGTCCAGGGACGGGGCTCTGGGGTTCACCTCTGACTGGCTTTCCCCCCAGCCCACACGAAATCCTTCCGACAATCCAGGGCCTTCATCTAGGGCTGCTTTGTGGTCCACTCGGGTTGAAATCCTTCACTTTGTCCCTGGTTCCTGAGTCTCGGTTCCCTCTGCATTAAAGCAGGGATCGGCACAGCCCGCAACCCACAGGGCAGGGGTGAGGATTCGATGAGGCGGTCAGATGAAGCACCCAGAATAGCATCTGGCACACACGAAGGGCTCAGTAAATGTCACTTAGGGTTATCATTCAGGGTTCGGTCTTGCCCAGCCCTGGGACACATTGAAGAAACTGAACTCTCAGAGGCTGGCAGTGAATTTTTTTCAGGGCTTGGCCAGGGCCCCGACTTCTGGGTCTCTAGGCCTGATCCCACCCCCACCCGTGGCACCGCCTCCGCGCACACCCACCGGCTGCCCGTTCTCCAGAAGCTCATAGATGCTGTTGGTGTACACCCGGCCCTTGATGCCAGCACGGTCGGCACTTTGCTGGGGCAGCTCGTGCAGGAAGCGAATGTTGGGGTCAGCCACGCTCAGGTCGTCGGGCACCCCACAGTCCAACGGGAAGAGGATGTGCAGCCGGTGGTTCCCTGTGCCCCCTAGTACGTTCTTGTGGCGCTGATTATAAGCTTGGATCCGGGCCCGGAGCCCTGGGGTGGAGAGGCCCAAGAAGTCACTGCCACCGACGCTGTCTCCCAGCCAACCCAGGACAGTGACACAGATATTGGTCCCATCAAGGAGGGGGTGCAAGAGAAATGAGGGACAAGTCCATTCACAGGGCCCGGGAGGCCGGGCAGGGCGGAGCACAGGCATCTTCCCCGCCCTTCCGCCTGCTCCCATCgcccctgcctccacctcccctgATCTCTGTCTGGATTTCCGTCAGCCCCACTCCTTCCCACCACAGCTGTCAGGGCTCTCGGAAGCAGGCAGAGCCCCGGgaggtgacccccccccccgcaagtcCAGGGGCCCTGAGCCAGGCCTCTAGGGGAAGCCCTGGCGTCCAGGGAGGGCAGCTATGATACAGGAAGAACCGTAGCCTTGGGGGGCACGTCAGAGGATGGAGACACGACCCGTGCTCCCCCCGTGGGACGTCATTACTCATTaaaagaatgcaaatcaaaactggaCCAGCCTGGTATAAAATCCTGTCTCCTCCTCTAACTAAGTTGTGTAACTTTGGACGTATTACTTTATCTCTTGGAACAGCAATTTTCTTATCTCTATAATAGGAGtgaggaggtcccatcgtggctcagtggaaatgaatctgactagtatccatgaggatgcaggttcgatccctggccttcctcagtgggtagaatccggcattgccatgagctatggtgtaggtcgaagacatggctcagatctggcgttgctgtggctgtggagtaggccagcggctacagctccactttgacccctagcctgcaaacctccatatgccgtgggtgtggccctaaaaaaaagaccaaaaattaaaaaataaaatggggtgatgccaatggtcattgcagcactatccacaatagccaagacacggaaaacctatatgtccatcgatggccttcccgtcgtggctcagtggttaatgaatccgactaggaaccatgaggttgcgggttcgatccctggccttgctcagtggtttaaggatctggcattgccgtgagctgcggtgtaggtcacagatgtggctcagatcccgtgttgctgtggctctggcgtaggccggtggctgcagctccgattagatcccgagcctgggaacctccatatgctgcaggtgcagccctagaaaaggcaaaaataaataagtaaataaatgtccatcaacggatgaatgggttaagaagatgtggtatatatacacaatggaatactactcagccataaaaaagaacaaaataatgccatttgcagcaacatggatgcaactggagattctcatactaagtgaagtaagtcagaaaaagacaaataccatatgatatcacttatatgtggaatctaatatatggcacaaatgaacctatctacaaaacagaaacaggtagttctcatcatggcgcagtggttaacgaatcagactaggaaccatgaggttgtgggttcgatccctgcccttgctccatgggttaaggatccggcattgccctgagctatggtgtaggttgcagatgcagctcagatcccctgcgttgctgtggctctggcgtaggccggtggctacagctctgatcagacccgtagcctgggaaacctccatatgccgagggagcggccctagaaaaggcaaaaagacaaaaacaaaaaaaaccaaaccagactcacagacatggagaacagatttttggttgccaagggggaggaggagggggagggggagggagtcggatggactgggagttcggggttagtagatgcaaatcattacatttagaatgggataagcaatgagaactatatccaatctcttgggccagaccatgatggaaaataatataagacaAAGAacataggtatgactgggtcactttgctgtgtaacagaaattggcataacattgtcaatcaacgatactctaataaaaaaataaaataagagaggaGTAATGATTTTCCCTTCCTTACAGGGtatgaattaaatgagaaaatgcatatgAAGGGCCCAGAGCATgtggcaaatatttattgcaagAATTCATGggttaaagccaaaaaaaaaaaagcaaaaaacaaaaaaaagagttcccgtcatggctcagtggttaacgaatccgactaggaaccatgaggttgtgggttcggtccctagccttgctcagtggggtaaggatccggcgttgccatgggctgtggtgtaggtcacagatacggctcagatcttgagttgctgtgactctggcataggccggtggctaccgctccgattggacccctagcctgggaacctccatatgcctcaggagcagccctagaaatggcaaaaaagccaaaaaaaaaaaaaaattcatgggtgACTTGTGACAAGTCACTTAATGGTTCTCAGTCCTCTATTTCATCCTGTAAACCAGGCTTAATAATAACAGCCTTCACACCTATGAGATTGCTTTGGGAATCAAATGGTTTGTCAGACaggaaaatgctttgaaaaatacAGTAAGTCCTGGAAATACAAGATGGGGTGCcttattgtctgtctttctctctctcttttttttttttctttttagggccacactcgcggcatatggaggttcctgggctaggggtcgaatcggcgctgccgctgcaggcctacaccacagccacagccacgcctgtTGTCTGTCTTATAATCTGAAGATGGGGCATAGAGGATGGCCCACCTGGGAGGATCAGCCGCAGGTACCCGATGTAATAAGACCAGGCCAGCCCATGGGCCACGTTGAAGTTCCTTTTTTCACAGATTGCAGAGACTTCAGCTGGGGCCAGGTGCTGTGGAAAGCAGAGTGGAGCCAGGGAGCCTCCATGAAGGCCAGCCAgagccctcctcctccaggaagctctcccGGCCTGCTGCCAACTGGCTCCTTTCTCTGCCGTCACTGAACCCAGAACATCGCAGGCTCTCCTCCACGGACCAACCTCTACACTCGTCCCGCTCTCAGGACTGAGCCCAGAGTAGGTCCCAGCAGCCACATGTCCCCTTGGCCAGCCCCACCACCTCCCTCTGCGTCATACCTGGAGGCCCAGGAGGATGTTTAGGGCCTGCGAGAGGCCCAGGAGGGCCAGCAtccaggggaggggcaggccagCCTTGTCTCGGATGGAGAAGTAGAAGTAGCAGGACAGCAGCAGCAGGGCTCCACAGCGGATGGGGCAGCCCAGGCAGGCCCGCACAGCCCGCCAGTAGCTGCTCTGGTACCTGCAGGCAACAGCCAAGCCCCAGgtcccagcccagctcagccagAGAGATTCAAGGCGAGacaggccggggtgggggggagtcaaGGGAGTAAAGCATGTTGGGTACCACAAGGAGTCACCTGGAGTGGACATGGCACAGCTCCTCCGCCAGACTGCAGAGCCCCTTCACCAGCAGTCCTATCTGCTGGGAGGCCAGGTGGAGCACCAGCCACCGGAGCGTGTATTCTGgcagctcccccagcccccaaaggGCTACCAGGCAGGCACCTAGAAGGACCAAGGCTGCCTTCTGAGCCCTGAGgcccctgggctgtgggatggatggatgcaggCTGGAGTAGGGCATCTGTAGGAACCAAGAAATCCACAGCTGTCCTTCCCTCGCTCTCCTACCGTTTCGGGACTAAGGCCCTGGCTGGGCACTTCCTCCAGCTCTGTGTTTGCCTAGTACCCAACCAGAGCCAGAGGCTGCTCCTGGAGGTACTTCTAGGGGACAGGCTGGGCACGTAGCATCCCAGAGCTCGATAGAGATTTGTTGAACACAGAGCAAGTGGAGAAAGAAATGCAAGCACCCCCGACAAACACCCCACCCAAGCCTCAGCGAGACCGCCGGCGCAATGAAGAAGGAAGTGAGCCACGATCCCAGACCCAGACCCGCAGGTGTCTGTGACGCACCACCCACCGGACCCTCAGGGGCTGGAGTCTCCCTCTCCCCAGGTCCCCCAGGGAGGACCTTAGTCAGCGAATCTGAAAACCACAgttcaggggtgggggcagggcagccgGAAAGCTGCCACCCATCGCTGCACCACCGGAGGCCTCACCCCCAGCAGCCTCGGCCTTGGAGCTCTGGCTGGGCTGCTGCCGATCTCACCTTCTGCCTCCCAGACCGCAGGTTGTTTCTGGAAGACGGCAAGGGGAGAAGGTCCTGCCCGAGGGCTCCCAGCCCCACGGGGCCTTTCAGGCTGCAACCCGAAAACGAAAGATTCAAAACAATCACAGCTTTCTCCACCACATCCCTCCAGGCTCGGCGCTGGGGAGCTTATTTCCCGCCTCCGAGGAGGGAGGAAGCGCCCCAAGGCCTCTCGGGAGCCACGCCCAGTTTGGGGTGAGGGATGCTGTCGAGTCTCCCATGGCAGTGCCCCCGGCCATCCCCCAACCCGAGGGTGTTCAGAAACTCCCTCCAACTCCCTCAAGGCTCCACAATCAAACACCCTCTACCAACACCCAGGGGAGACGGCCCACACCCAGCCAAGCGCACACGCTGCCCTGCCTGAGTGGTTTCATTCTGATTTCCAGAAGCAGATCCTCTTTCTCTGAAGCCGGGGCAtcaggctggaggtggggaaaTGAACCTTGATTTCCTGTAACAACAACTTTTGAGTAAAAAgcttttggaggagttcccatcatggctaggAGGAACCTcagtctgactagcatcaatgaggatgcgggttcgatccctggcctcgatcagtggcttaaggatccaatgttgccatgagctgtggtgtaggtggctggctgtggcgtaggccagcatctacagctccagatccctacctagcctgggaatctccatatgctgcggggggtggccctaaaaagacacacatacacacactaaataaataaaaatacaaagccaaagctttaaaaaatgaaaagcttattGGGAGCAAAAGACCTGCAGAAGGGTGGGGTTTCAGTTCTCCCCGGGAAGTGGCAAGGCGGTGGCTTCTCAGAGAGCACCTGGTACATCCAGCCAAAAAGGCAATCAcgtggataataataataacaacaacaacaacaacaaagtgctTACCAGGCTTCAGACATTATGCCGAGAATTGCTCATGTTCTTTCATTTAATCTGTGCAGCCACCCTGTCAGGAAGCTGTAGGACTTTCTGCAGTGAGGTGAACTGACTTGCCCCCCTCCCATCGTGGCTaacagaggaggaagtggggaggcgAACCAGGTGGGTGGCTCCAAAGGCCAGCTGGCTTGGCGCCTTGATTTTCCAGAAAGGAGTGGAAGGTGCCAGGATCAGGTTTCATGCTCATACTTTTCCCTGGGGTGGGAAGTGTTCTGGCCTCTCCCAGGCACACTGGTAGGCTGATTGGATTCCAGGAAGGGGCCGGCCTGGGAATGGGATTGGGGTGGCAGCCACAGAGCAGCCGCGGCCCTTTCCTGCCTAGATCCTTCCCCACGTCGCAACTGGACATGAGAAGACACATCGGCTTCATAGATGCCTTGGGCCTCCCAGGAGCAAGGAGGCTTCCTGAGAACTCTCtcgttaaaaaaataataataataattttctatggaagttcctgttgtggtgcagtggaaacgaatccaactagtatccaagagaatgcagtttcgattcttggcctcgctcagtgggttaaggatctggcattgctgtgagctgtggtgtaggtcatagatgcggctcagatctggcatcgctgtgtctgtggtgtaagctggcagccgcagctctgactcaacccctagcctgggaacctccacatgctgcggtgaggccctaaaaagcaaaaatacaaaaaacaaatgaacaaacaaacctCAAAATGGAGAGAATTCCCTACATTTTTTCTTCCCTACGATTGACTCACAAAGGGTCAAAGGAAGTCAAAGGTGCTGGAAAAAAGCCTGAGCAGAGTCCTCCCTGGGTGGGCAGCTCCATAcctgcccacacctgcagcctccCCTTCAGGATCCTGCCCAGCGGCCAGCGCCACCTCCCCTGGATGGTACCACTGCTTCCACTGGTCATCATTTTCCCAGGAGTACTTCCTCATCTTAGGTCAGTTTGAgaacatgttaattttttttttgtctttttgccttttctagggccgctcccgtggcatttggaggttcccaggctaggagtctaatcggagctgtagccgccagcctacaccagagccacagcaacgtcagatctgaggcgcgtctgtgacccacaccacagctcagggcaatgccagatccttaacccactaagtgatgccagggattgaacccgcaacctcatggttcctagtcggattcattaaccactgagccacgacaggaactccagaacatgtTAATTTTTTACCTTGTTGACCGACGGTGAAATGTCATGTTGGTTTAAAAGGTTACGGACCATTTGTTTTTACATGGATAATTGTGGCGCCTTGCTCACccagtgtgtttttttaaatttgaatattttgctgttttgttttgttatgttttgtttctttccccatTAGGTAATCACATGGAAAATTCAGCTGTCCACATCTCTTCATCAGACTTGTAAACCAAGGGAAGAACGagtttttgagatttgtttttaagATGACACTTTGAGGAAGGAAATGTTCTATAAAAATCAACCAGAAAAtgttgtaacatttttttctttgccaggaTGTCTTCGTAATGTATCTCATGATTAGAATATCCACGACAGATAAACTGACTTGAATCGTTTGGAGCAATTTTGCCCTGTGTTCTATGTGTTTTATGCACATATTTGCAGTTGGACTTTCTCCAACAGAAAGTGGTTTCACTACTGGCACATTAGAAGCACccacagggagctcctgttgtagtgcagcggaaaggaatccaactaggaaccatgaggttgtgggtttgatccctggccttgctcagggggtcagggatctggtgttgccctcagctgtggATAGGTTgtggacacggctcggatctggtgtgggtgtggctgtggctgcggtgtaagcccgcagctgtagctccgattcaattcctatcctgagaacctccatatgccaggagggtggccctaaaaaccaaaaaaaaaaaaaaaaaaaacccagaaacaaaaacaaatcaagcACCAATAGATTTTTATTCCAACTCCAAGCACTGTGGTTGAGTAAATCACCTCAATTTTTCATTACCCTTAAAGATAACTGCagtttcatattctttatttgtAAAGGAGTGATCCGCTGTCGATAcaggtgtttttaattttttcatttcattccacCACCATCAGATGCAGCTCCCTCTTTTGTTTAATGAAGAGATAGATAAACTGTCTAACGGTGTCTTAAAGTGTAAATACTGATTTGGTTGGTCTTTCACATGTGTTTAACTGTGAGGCTATTTAACTAACTGTGGATGTGATTTGTCATCCAATATTAAGTTCTTAgtcattgatttttctgttaaaaacCATAGGAAAGAGGGAAACTGCAGCTTTCATTACAGACTCCTTGACTGGTAAGCTCTCCAACTGATGAGTTCCAGTAAACTCTGATTATGCCTTTggatagtggattttttttttttttttggtctttttgccatttcttgggccactcctgcggcatatggaggttcccaggctaggggtcaaatcggagctgtagccacaggcctacgccagagccacagcaatgtgggatctgagctgcgtc comes from the Phacochoerus africanus isolate WHEZ1 chromosome 4, ROS_Pafr_v1, whole genome shotgun sequence genome and includes:
- the STING1 gene encoding stimulator of interferon genes protein isoform X2 produces the protein MKPLSLKGPVGLGALGQDLLPLPSSRNNLRSGRQKMPYSSLHPSIPQPRGLRAQKAALVLLGACLVALWGLGELPEYTLRWLVLHLASQQIGLLVKGLCSLAEELCHVHSRYQSSYWRAVRACLGCPIRCGALLLLSCYFYFSIRDKAGLPLPWMLALLGLSQALNILLGLQHLAPAEVSAICEKRNFNVAHGLAWSYYIGYLRLILPGLRARIQAYNQRHKNVLGGTGNHRLHILFPLDCGVPDDLSVADPNIRFLHELPQQSADRAGIKGRVYTNSIYELLENGQPAGVCVLEYATPLQTLFAMSQDGRAGFSREDRLEQAKLFCRTLEDILADAPEAQNNCRLIVYQEPTEGGSFSLSQEILRHLRQEEREVTMGSAETSVVPTSSTLSQEPELLISGMEQPLPLRSDIF
- the STING1 gene encoding stimulator of interferon genes protein isoform X1 is translated as MKPLRQGSVLKGPVGLGALGQDLLPLPSSRNNLRSGRQKMPYSSLHPSIPQPRGLRAQKAALVLLGACLVALWGLGELPEYTLRWLVLHLASQQIGLLVKGLCSLAEELCHVHSRYQSSYWRAVRACLGCPIRCGALLLLSCYFYFSIRDKAGLPLPWMLALLGLSQALNILLGLQHLAPAEVSAICEKRNFNVAHGLAWSYYIGYLRLILPGLRARIQAYNQRHKNVLGGTGNHRLHILFPLDCGVPDDLSVADPNIRFLHELPQQSADRAGIKGRVYTNSIYELLENGQPAGVCVLEYATPLQTLFAMSQDGRAGFSREDRLEQAKLFCRTLEDILADAPEAQNNCRLIVYQEPTEGGSFSLSQEILRHLRQEEREVTMGSAETSVVPTSSTLSQEPELLISGMEQPLPLRSDIF